The Nakamurella alba genome has a window encoding:
- a CDS encoding 3-hydroxyacyl-CoA dehydrogenase family protein — translation MTVIGVVGAGVMGVGVAQNLAATGHSVVMVDVSEDILGNALATVERNCRMSRLLGGPAIDAAEVMDRISTSIGPGGLTDVDIVIESTTENWDVKQQVYREMDEICPPDTVFVVNTSAIPITRVAGITSRPEQVIGVHFMNPVPAKSAVELIPGVHTSPRTIARTTALLKAMGKKPIPVKDSCGFVSNRVLMLTVNEAAFLVHEGVADAATVDEVFRECFGHPMGPLETADLIGVDTILYSVEVLYEHYADSKYRPCPLLKQMTDAGLHGRKAGRGFYAYSTATARPAVLAG, via the coding sequence ATGACCGTGATCGGAGTCGTCGGCGCCGGTGTGATGGGCGTCGGTGTCGCCCAGAACCTCGCCGCCACCGGGCATTCCGTCGTGATGGTGGACGTGTCCGAGGACATCCTCGGCAACGCCCTGGCCACCGTGGAGCGCAACTGCCGGATGAGCCGCCTGCTCGGCGGACCGGCGATCGACGCGGCCGAGGTGATGGACCGGATCAGCACCTCGATCGGACCCGGTGGGCTCACCGACGTCGACATCGTCATCGAGAGCACCACGGAGAACTGGGACGTCAAGCAGCAGGTCTACCGCGAGATGGACGAGATCTGCCCGCCGGACACGGTGTTCGTGGTCAACACCTCGGCGATCCCGATCACCCGGGTCGCGGGCATCACCTCCCGGCCGGAGCAGGTCATCGGGGTCCACTTCATGAACCCGGTGCCGGCCAAGTCCGCCGTCGAACTCATCCCTGGTGTGCACACCAGCCCGCGCACCATCGCCCGCACCACGGCCCTGCTCAAGGCCATGGGCAAGAAACCCATCCCGGTCAAGGACTCCTGCGGGTTCGTCTCCAACCGGGTGCTGATGCTCACCGTGAACGAGGCCGCGTTCCTGGTGCACGAGGGTGTCGCCGACGCGGCGACGGTCGACGAGGTCTTCCGAGAGTGCTTCGGACATCCCATGGGCCCGCTGGAGACCGCCGACCTGATCGGCGTCGACACGATCCTGTACTCGGTCGAGGTGCTGTACGAGCACTATGCCGACAGCAAGTACCGCCCGTGCCCGTTGCTCAAGCAGATGACCGACGCCGGGCTGCACGGTCGCAAGGCCGGCCGCGGTTTCTACGCCTACAGCACCGCCACCGCCCGCCCCGCCGTCCTGGCCGGCTGA
- a CDS encoding HAD-IIIC family phosphatase encodes MTETLAAAPEGAGVDPTVKPRRGRIKCIVWDLDHTLWDGVLLEDDAVHVRESVVAHIERLDRMGVLHSLASRNDEQAAMDRLRELGLDRYFLAPQITWDAKSGSIRRIAAALNLGLDAFAFVDDQPFELAEVSAALPEVTVVHVDDVDEALQRDEFRPRFVTDESARRREMYAGQLLRDDLEKEFVGTNDEFLAGLSMQFVIEQCRQEDLQRAEELTVRTNQLNATGRTFSYEELDELRTSDDHLLLVASLTDRFGSYGKIGLALVEKSTTAWHLRMMLMSCRVMSRGVGMVLLNHLMGSAAGAGVPLRADFVETGRNRMMQITYAFAGFREVERDGNRVVLQADGDPQPAPAWVDVQVIA; translated from the coding sequence ATGACCGAGACGCTCGCCGCAGCGCCCGAGGGCGCCGGGGTCGATCCCACGGTCAAGCCCCGACGCGGCCGGATCAAGTGCATCGTCTGGGATCTCGACCACACACTGTGGGACGGGGTCCTGCTGGAGGACGACGCCGTGCACGTCCGGGAGTCCGTGGTCGCGCACATCGAGCGACTGGACCGGATGGGCGTCCTGCACTCGCTGGCCAGCCGCAACGACGAGCAGGCCGCGATGGACCGGCTGCGGGAGCTCGGCCTGGACCGGTACTTCCTCGCGCCGCAGATCACCTGGGACGCGAAGTCGGGGTCGATCCGCCGGATCGCCGCCGCGCTGAACCTCGGGCTCGACGCCTTCGCCTTCGTCGACGACCAGCCGTTCGAGCTCGCCGAGGTCTCCGCCGCACTCCCGGAGGTGACGGTGGTGCACGTCGACGACGTCGACGAGGCGCTGCAGCGGGACGAGTTCCGGCCGCGGTTCGTCACCGACGAGTCGGCCCGGCGGCGGGAGATGTACGCGGGGCAGCTGCTCCGGGACGACCTGGAGAAGGAGTTCGTCGGCACCAACGACGAGTTCCTGGCCGGGCTGTCGATGCAGTTCGTCATCGAGCAGTGCCGGCAGGAGGACCTGCAGCGGGCCGAGGAGCTCACCGTCCGGACGAACCAGCTCAACGCCACCGGGCGTACGTTCTCCTACGAGGAACTGGACGAACTGCGCACCTCCGACGACCACCTGCTGCTGGTCGCGTCGCTGACCGACAGGTTCGGCAGCTACGGCAAGATCGGCCTCGCTCTGGTCGAGAAGTCCACCACGGCCTGGCATCTGCGGATGATGCTGATGTCCTGCCGGGTGATGTCGCGTGGCGTCGGCATGGTGCTGCTCAACCATCTGATGGGCTCCGCGGCCGGGGCCGGGGTCCCGCTGCGGGCCGACTTCGTGGAGACGGGACGGAACCGGATGATGCAGATCACCTACGCCTTCGCGGGTTTCCGCGAGGTCGAGCGGGACGGCAATCGGGTGGTGCTGCAGGCGGACGGCGATCCGCAGCCGGCACCCGCCTGGGTGGACGTACAGGTGATCGCATGA
- a CDS encoding acyl-CoA dehydrogenase family protein, which produces MTVLADPVPGTGDPGATTPVLDRESARAFVLRHVAPGAAEFERAAAVPESVLQQMSAAGLWAPFLPAAVGGAGLPMTAVGEIHEEVGRGCSSVRSLLTVHSMLSWTVARWGSDEQKSRWLPDLAAGTLLGAFCLSEPDAGSDATGIRTTATPDGTGWRLDGTKTWITGGMRADLLLVFARLGAGIGAFLVSADAPGVRRRPLPEVMGTRGSMIAEITFTDVALGADALLGPSGFTAGMVLTGTLDIGRFSVACGSVGIIQACLDASAAHAARRRVGGVLVKDLQLVQAKLTDMVTDVRAARLLCQEAGRLKDLGDSSTLMATWVAKYFASTAAARHASEAVQIHGALGMTDRTPVARLYRDAKVMEIIEGSNEVQRTTIAAEAFRAADLPAAGS; this is translated from the coding sequence ATGACCGTCCTCGCCGACCCGGTCCCCGGAACCGGTGACCCCGGCGCGACCACCCCGGTCCTCGACCGGGAGTCCGCCCGCGCCTTCGTGCTGCGGCACGTCGCACCGGGGGCCGCCGAGTTCGAGCGGGCGGCGGCGGTCCCGGAGTCCGTGCTGCAGCAGATGTCCGCGGCGGGGCTGTGGGCGCCGTTCCTGCCGGCCGCGGTGGGCGGGGCGGGCCTGCCGATGACCGCGGTCGGCGAGATCCACGAGGAGGTCGGTCGCGGTTGCTCCTCGGTGCGCAGCCTGCTGACGGTGCATTCCATGCTGTCCTGGACCGTGGCGCGCTGGGGCAGCGACGAGCAGAAGTCCCGCTGGCTGCCCGATCTCGCCGCCGGGACACTCCTGGGCGCCTTCTGCCTGTCCGAGCCGGACGCCGGCAGCGACGCCACCGGGATCCGGACCACGGCGACGCCGGACGGCACCGGGTGGCGGTTGGACGGTACGAAGACCTGGATCACCGGCGGGATGCGGGCCGACCTGCTGCTCGTCTTCGCCCGCCTCGGGGCGGGCATCGGGGCCTTCCTGGTGTCGGCCGATGCGCCGGGGGTGCGGCGTCGGCCGCTCCCGGAGGTGATGGGGACCCGCGGGTCGATGATCGCCGAGATCACCTTCACCGACGTGGCTCTCGGTGCGGATGCACTGCTCGGCCCGAGCGGGTTCACCGCCGGGATGGTGCTGACCGGGACCCTGGACATCGGCCGGTTCAGCGTCGCCTGCGGGTCGGTCGGGATCATCCAGGCCTGTCTGGACGCCAGCGCCGCCCATGCCGCGCGACGGCGGGTGGGCGGCGTGCTGGTCAAGGACCTCCAGCTGGTGCAGGCGAAGCTGACGGACATGGTCACCGACGTCCGGGCCGCCCGGCTGCTGTGCCAGGAGGCAGGCCGGCTCAAGGATCTCGGCGACTCGTCGACGCTGATGGCGACCTGGGTCGCCAAGTACTTCGCCTCGACCGCGGCCGCCCGGCACGCGTCCGAGGCGGTGCAGATCCACGGCGCGCTCGGCATGACGGATCGGACACCGGTCGCCCGGCTCTACCGCGACGCGAAGGTCATGGAGATCATCGAGGGGAGCAACGAGGTGCAGCGGACCACCATCGCGGCGGAGGCCTTCCGCGCCGCCGACCTGCCGGCGGCCGGGTCATGA
- a CDS encoding acyl carrier protein — MTLATTDARDQILSFIKGRYPQVEIEPDQDIFQLGFVNSLFAMELVMFVEKTFGVTVPNDELRIDNFRTAEKMTELVGRLTAA; from the coding sequence ATGACCCTTGCCACCACCGACGCCCGCGACCAGATCCTGTCCTTCATCAAGGGCCGCTACCCGCAGGTGGAGATCGAGCCGGACCAGGACATCTTCCAGCTCGGCTTCGTCAACTCGCTGTTCGCCATGGAGCTGGTGATGTTCGTCGAGAAGACCTTCGGCGTCACCGTTCCCAACGACGAGCTGCGGATCGACAACTTCCGCACGGCAGAGAAGATGACGGAGCTGGTCGGGCGGTTGACCGCGGCATGA
- a CDS encoding thioesterase II family protein codes for MTSHLAAPVTEGADPLRAWLPMRPRVSAADFPLFCIPHAGGGASAFGSWLGRIPGVGVLAVQPPGRESRIAETPHRVIEPLVADMAGVVATAAQGRPFAIYGHSHGALLGFEVVRELRRRGGPLPVHLVVSGCPAPHTRNIEPAVSRMSRPELVKFLRKLGGTPEWLLADPGALDMILPPFVADFAVRENYRYRDEPALPVPLTVLAAVKDGRASMGKQQRWADLTTGAFRLHTMPGGHFAVYEDAATTHRLLAGALGPALAGLR; via the coding sequence ATGACCTCGCACCTGGCAGCACCGGTCACCGAGGGGGCGGATCCTTTGCGGGCGTGGTTGCCGATGCGGCCCCGGGTGTCGGCGGCCGACTTCCCGCTGTTCTGCATCCCGCACGCCGGTGGCGGTGCCTCGGCCTTCGGGTCCTGGCTCGGCCGCATCCCCGGCGTCGGCGTGCTCGCCGTGCAGCCGCCCGGCCGGGAGAGCCGGATCGCCGAGACCCCGCACCGGGTGATCGAACCGCTGGTCGCCGACATGGCGGGGGTCGTCGCCACCGCCGCGCAGGGCCGGCCGTTCGCGATCTACGGGCACAGCCACGGGGCACTGCTGGGCTTCGAGGTGGTGCGGGAACTCCGGCGACGCGGCGGTCCGCTGCCGGTGCACCTGGTGGTGTCCGGTTGCCCGGCGCCGCACACCCGCAACATCGAACCGGCCGTCAGTCGGATGTCACGGCCCGAGCTGGTGAAGTTCCTGCGCAAGCTGGGCGGCACACCGGAGTGGTTGCTGGCCGACCCCGGGGCGCTCGACATGATCCTGCCGCCCTTCGTCGCGGACTTCGCGGTCCGGGAGAACTACCGCTACCGCGATGAGCCGGCGCTGCCGGTGCCGCTCACGGTGCTGGCGGCGGTCAAGGACGGCCGGGCCTCGATGGGCAAGCAGCAGCGATGGGCCGACCTCACCACCGGCGCCTTCCGCCTGCACACCATGCCGGGCGGGCACTTCGCCGTCTACGAGGACGCCGCCACCACCCACCGGCTGCTGGCGGGAGCGTTGGGACCGGCCCTGGCCGGCCTGCGGTGA